The proteins below are encoded in one region of Rhodoflexus caldus:
- a CDS encoding SpoIIE family protein phosphatase, which produces MTKRLVLLLAALLACTCMVCGQTNERGMPFIHNYLPKEYKAGMANWAIVQDGRGILYFGNDNGILEYDGNQWKLIKTGGAVRTLARDAKGRIYAGGVGHFGYLQVDSLGRMRYQSLQSLLPADKRSFGEVWTVNCLTEGVFFQADESVFILKENKGQPYLQIVPAETFFSFGFAVRDQFYVQQSDRGLMKWVGSKLVPVKDTDMFSASLISQVLPWGTNELLICVQNMGLYTTQQGKIVKWNTEADELLRDFRSYNAQWINYGKNNKTLAVGMLGVGVLMIDENGKLQGIYNKRNGLADDFVLSFAEDGQNGLWMGMYNGIARMEYPSEFQLYNEQYQQLKGAVNAIAKHQGKLYVATLSGLFRLAPRELTHAAATRRFYDAQFEPVQGFKLDCWALLPVDKDLLVGTFMGVKLLRGDAVGDIGEESTPPNIFCFERSHIDPDRVFVGSAYSMRCIYRKNGNWIDEGKFEGLRDDIRHIKEDKDGNVWAATLNNGIYLIDFAKGSSYKFSMTPQIRRLGTAEGLPSLADNHLFLIKGQIRVATERGIYKYEGGKFVPDSAFDQPFNSEGRKVMLPATDPKGNIWLFSAHRGKIEAGFLQKTDNGYVYRPGSLNRLDELHAVQAIYTGDSSAVWFSDINGIYRYERKENISTDFTFRALIRRVSIGQDSTLFYGNFANKEGLAVTEQSAVFSPDLPYEWNRIRFDFTATAFNSPHANRFQCKLDGLEKEWSEWSDSRYKEYTNLAEGHYVFRVRARDVFGNISSEAEYHFAIKAPWYRTVVAYALYIVVAILVIWLIGEWRLRAVANEKATLAQQVALRTQELSSANAELEATLAQIKTQNEVIQQKSAELSHANEQLFDLNNELSRTLARVQQQNREIEMQRDQIRLQQENTESSIRYARRIQDAMLPDANELSRFFSGYFILNRPRDIVSGDFYWFAEKQGKIIVAVVDCTGHGVPGAMMSMLGTSFLNSIAAEQSQPDTAMILNAMHQHVREALQQEKGINRDGMDMSVIVYDPLASTVQFSGARNSLYLVRNSILTEYKADRLSIGGFQKETERLFSAQTIDVHAGDVLYMFTDGYADQIGGANNHKLMIKHFRDLCERVGALPIHQQQAAFDKHLTDWMGSEAQVDDILLVGLMV; this is translated from the coding sequence ATGACAAAGCGATTGGTATTACTGCTGGCAGCGCTGCTGGCCTGCACCTGTATGGTATGCGGGCAAACAAACGAGCGCGGTATGCCTTTTATACATAATTACCTCCCCAAAGAATACAAAGCCGGCATGGCTAACTGGGCTATCGTGCAAGACGGGCGAGGAATCCTCTATTTTGGCAACGATAACGGCATATTGGAGTACGATGGCAATCAGTGGAAACTTATCAAAACGGGCGGTGCTGTCCGCACGTTGGCAAGAGATGCCAAAGGGCGGATTTATGCCGGAGGCGTAGGGCATTTCGGTTATTTGCAGGTAGATTCGCTTGGGCGTATGCGTTACCAGTCGCTGCAAAGCCTGCTTCCTGCCGACAAACGCTCATTCGGTGAAGTATGGACGGTTAATTGCCTCACAGAGGGCGTATTTTTTCAGGCCGACGAATCCGTTTTTATTTTGAAAGAAAACAAAGGGCAGCCGTATTTGCAGATTGTTCCGGCAGAAACGTTTTTTAGTTTCGGTTTTGCCGTGCGCGACCAGTTTTATGTGCAGCAAAGCGACCGCGGCCTAATGAAGTGGGTAGGCAGCAAATTAGTTCCCGTTAAAGACACAGACATGTTTTCCGCTTCCCTCATCAGTCAGGTATTGCCGTGGGGTACCAACGAGTTGCTGATTTGCGTGCAAAACATGGGGCTTTACACTACGCAACAGGGTAAAATAGTTAAGTGGAACACAGAGGCGGACGAATTGCTGCGCGATTTCAGAAGCTACAACGCACAGTGGATTAACTACGGTAAAAACAACAAAACGCTGGCTGTCGGTATGCTCGGCGTAGGGGTGCTGATGATTGATGAAAACGGCAAATTGCAGGGCATCTATAACAAACGCAACGGCTTGGCGGATGACTTTGTGCTGTCTTTTGCCGAAGATGGACAAAACGGGCTTTGGATGGGGATGTATAACGGTATTGCCCGTATGGAGTATCCCTCTGAATTTCAGTTGTATAACGAGCAGTACCAGCAACTGAAAGGAGCCGTTAATGCCATTGCCAAGCATCAGGGCAAACTGTATGTAGCTACTTTGAGCGGTCTTTTTCGTTTGGCACCCCGCGAGTTGACACATGCGGCAGCCACCCGCCGTTTTTACGACGCACAGTTTGAGCCGGTGCAGGGGTTCAAGTTGGACTGTTGGGCATTGTTGCCTGTGGACAAGGATTTGCTTGTCGGTACTTTTATGGGGGTTAAGTTGCTGCGCGGCGATGCTGTCGGCGACATTGGCGAAGAATCTACGCCCCCCAATATTTTTTGCTTTGAACGTTCGCACATAGACCCCGACCGCGTGTTTGTAGGTTCGGCGTACAGTATGCGCTGCATCTACCGCAAAAACGGCAACTGGATAGACGAGGGGAAGTTTGAAGGCCTGCGCGACGATATCCGCCACATCAAAGAAGATAAGGACGGCAACGTATGGGCTGCCACGCTGAACAACGGCATCTACCTGATTGACTTTGCCAAGGGCAGCAGCTACAAGTTCAGCATGACTCCTCAGATTCGCCGTTTGGGAACGGCAGAGGGGCTGCCATCGCTTGCCGATAACCACCTGTTTCTTATCAAAGGTCAAATTCGGGTAGCCACCGAGCGCGGCATTTACAAATACGAAGGCGGCAAGTTTGTCCCCGACAGTGCATTTGACCAACCTTTCAACAGCGAAGGCCGTAAAGTAATGCTTCCTGCTACCGACCCCAAGGGCAATATTTGGCTGTTTTCTGCGCATCGGGGCAAGATAGAGGCGGGTTTCCTGCAAAAAACGGATAACGGCTATGTGTATCGCCCCGGTTCGTTGAACCGTTTGGACGAGCTACATGCCGTTCAGGCAATTTACACGGGCGACAGCTCCGCCGTTTGGTTCAGCGATATCAATGGGATTTACCGCTACGAGCGCAAGGAAAATATTTCCACGGATTTTACTTTCCGCGCATTGATACGGCGCGTAAGTATCGGGCAAGATTCAACTTTGTTCTACGGCAACTTTGCCAATAAAGAAGGGCTTGCGGTAACTGAACAGTCTGCTGTTTTCAGTCCAGACCTGCCCTACGAGTGGAATCGGATTCGGTTTGATTTTACGGCTACCGCCTTTAACAGTCCCCATGCCAACCGATTCCAATGCAAATTGGACGGTTTGGAAAAAGAATGGAGCGAGTGGAGCGACAGCCGCTACAAGGAGTACACCAACCTTGCCGAAGGTCATTATGTGTTTCGGGTGCGTGCCCGCGATGTTTTCGGCAATATCAGCAGCGAGGCAGAGTACCACTTTGCCATTAAGGCACCGTGGTATCGGACGGTGGTTGCCTATGCGCTGTACATTGTGGTTGCCATTCTGGTGATTTGGCTGATTGGCGAGTGGCGGTTGCGTGCCGTTGCCAACGAAAAAGCCACACTGGCGCAACAGGTTGCCCTGCGCACACAAGAGTTGAGCAGTGCCAATGCAGAGTTGGAGGCTACGCTGGCACAGATTAAGACTCAGAACGAGGTTATTCAGCAAAAATCTGCCGAACTGAGCCATGCCAACGAGCAGTTGTTTGATTTGAACAACGAACTGAGCCGCACTTTGGCGCGGGTACAGCAGCAAAACCGCGAAATAGAAATGCAGCGCGACCAGATTCGCCTGCAACAGGAAAACACGGAAAGCAGCATTCGCTATGCCCGCCGCATTCAGGATGCCATGCTGCCCGATGCAAACGAACTATCCCGCTTTTTTTCAGGCTATTTTATCCTGAATCGCCCGCGCGATATTGTCAGCGGCGATTTTTACTGGTTTGCCGAAAAACAGGGCAAAATAATAGTTGCCGTAGTGGATTGTACAGGGCACGGCGTTCCCGGTGCGATGATGAGTATGTTGGGTACTTCATTCCTCAACAGCATTGCAGCCGAGCAGTCTCAACCCGACACGGCAATGATTCTCAATGCCATGCACCAACACGTGCGGGAAGCCCTGCAACAGGAAAAAGGCATCAACCGCGACGGTATGGATATGTCGGTGATTGTTTATGACCCGCTGGCAAGTACCGTCCAGTTTTCCGGTGCGCGCAACTCGCTGTATCTGGTTCGCAACAGCATACTGACCGAGTACAAGGCAGACCGCTTGTCAATCGGCGGATTCCAAAAAGAAACGGAACGACTGTTTTCCGCACAGACAATAGACGTACACGCAGGTGATGTGCTGTATATGTTCACCGACGGTTACGCCGACCAGATTGGCGGAGCGAACAACCACAAACTGATGATAAAGCATTTCCGCGACCTTTGCGAGCGGGTAGGGGCTTTACCGATTCATCAACAGCAGGCGGCCTTTGACAAGCACCTCACCGACTGGATGGGCAGCGAGGCGCAGGTAGATGATATTTTGCTGGTGGGCTTGATGGTGTAA
- the recN gene encoding DNA repair protein RecN has product MLKHLVIRNYALIRQLEISPSAHLNIITGETGAGKSIMLGAIGLLLGDRADTKVLLNEGEKCVVEGQFDICEYDLQPLFEESDLDFDGHCTIRREISPAGKSRAFINDTPVTLEVLRRIGSRLMDIHSQHDTLLLAADDFQRDLLDAFAQHQPLVDAYAQAYRTWRKAEQALQKLLAQADALRKDADYNQYLLEELRQLPLDEMQQEAMEQELERLDNIETIKTQLALLGQMLANDENAAENILRSALSEIRKIVNYSPRYQALAERMESLFIELRDIGSELESEEGSLFFDEEQAYTLKLQLDKLYTLQKKHGAATVAELIALRNSLADKLSLTHNLDEAIADARTALEQAEAAMRAAAAQLSESRRAAAAPVALQTNALLQDLGMPNARLEIQVSDTAPAPHGADLVTFLFSANKGIRPEPLKNVASGGEFSRLMLCLKYILAGKTALPTIIFDEIDTGISGEIAIKVGKMLREMSKKHQLFVISHLPQTAANGEQHYYVYKDDTADRVISCIRELSYEERVGEIAQMIGGAKPSETAYQSARELLAMYH; this is encoded by the coding sequence ATGCTCAAACATCTGGTCATCAGAAACTACGCGCTCATTCGGCAACTGGAAATCAGCCCTTCGGCGCACCTGAACATTATCACAGGTGAAACCGGTGCGGGTAAATCCATTATGCTGGGTGCGATAGGCCTGCTGCTGGGCGACCGAGCCGACACCAAAGTATTGCTGAATGAAGGCGAAAAATGCGTAGTAGAGGGACAGTTTGATATCTGCGAATACGATTTACAACCGCTTTTTGAAGAATCAGACCTCGATTTTGACGGCCATTGTACCATACGGCGCGAAATCAGTCCGGCGGGTAAATCGCGGGCATTCATTAATGACACACCCGTTACGCTGGAAGTGCTGCGCCGCATTGGCAGCCGTTTGATGGACATCCACAGTCAGCACGATACGCTGCTGCTGGCCGCCGATGACTTCCAACGCGATTTGCTCGATGCTTTTGCTCAGCATCAGCCCTTGGTTGATGCCTATGCGCAAGCCTACCGCACTTGGCGCAAGGCAGAACAGGCGCTGCAAAAACTGCTTGCACAGGCCGATGCACTCCGCAAAGACGCAGACTATAATCAATATTTATTGGAAGAACTGCGCCAACTGCCGCTCGATGAGATGCAACAGGAGGCAATGGAGCAGGAACTGGAACGACTTGACAACATAGAAACCATCAAAACACAGTTGGCATTGCTGGGGCAGATGCTCGCCAACGATGAAAACGCTGCCGAAAACATTCTGCGAAGCGCCCTGAGCGAGATACGCAAAATCGTTAATTATTCTCCACGCTATCAGGCACTTGCCGAAAGGATGGAGAGTTTGTTCATTGAACTGCGCGACATTGGTTCTGAATTGGAAAGCGAGGAGGGTAGCCTGTTTTTTGATGAAGAGCAGGCTTACACGCTCAAATTGCAATTAGACAAACTTTACACGCTGCAAAAGAAACACGGCGCGGCAACTGTTGCGGAGCTTATTGCGCTTCGCAACTCATTGGCAGATAAACTCAGCCTTACCCACAATCTGGATGAGGCCATTGCCGATGCCCGCACCGCGCTGGAACAGGCAGAGGCTGCCATGCGTGCAGCAGCGGCACAACTAAGCGAAAGCCGACGAGCTGCCGCAGCCCCTGTTGCCCTGCAAACCAACGCACTGCTGCAAGATTTGGGTATGCCGAACGCGCGCCTTGAAATACAAGTAAGCGATACAGCCCCTGCACCCCACGGTGCCGATTTAGTAACATTCCTGTTCAGTGCCAACAAAGGCATCCGCCCCGAACCGCTGAAAAATGTGGCTTCGGGTGGCGAATTTTCGCGCCTGATGCTTTGTCTGAAATACATTTTGGCAGGCAAAACAGCCCTTCCCACCATCATTTTTGATGAAATTGACACAGGTATTTCGGGCGAAATTGCCATCAAGGTAGGCAAAATGCTGCGCGAGATGTCCAAAAAGCATCAGTTGTTTGTTATCAGCCACTTGCCGCAAACAGCAGCCAACGGAGAGCAGCACTACTATGTTTACAAAGACGATACGGCAGACAGGGTGATTAGCTGCATCCGCGAACTGAGCTACGAGGAAAGGGTAGGGGAGATTGCTCAGATGATAGGCGGCGCTAAACCTTCGGAAACCGCCTATCAGAGTGCACGCGAATTATTGGCAATGTACCATTAG
- a CDS encoding cytochrome c: protein MFTGLLHTHKLVVVLFLLIYLVKTALLLANKTDTLERFKKIIRIPEMIVSTLFLLTGAVMLFQLPQIHIYMWIKIAAVFASIPLAVVGFKRSNKALATLSFVLLLVSYGLAEMSRNAPVQELAAGVVTDATQSGYDIQLHGKAVYDANCVVCHGEDGALGAAGAKNLAVSQLSAEEAVQIITNGKNAMPKYKKALSEQDIKAVAAYIGTLKK from the coding sequence ATGTTCACCGGACTATTGCACACGCACAAATTGGTTGTAGTGCTTTTCTTGCTCATCTATCTGGTAAAAACAGCCCTTTTGCTGGCCAACAAAACCGACACATTGGAGCGTTTCAAGAAGATAATACGCATTCCCGAAATGATTGTCAGCACACTTTTTCTGCTGACGGGGGCTGTGATGCTGTTCCAATTGCCACAAATTCATATATACATGTGGATTAAAATTGCTGCTGTTTTTGCCTCTATTCCGCTGGCTGTTGTTGGTTTTAAACGCAGCAATAAAGCGCTGGCTACACTGTCTTTTGTGCTGCTGCTGGTTTCCTACGGCCTTGCCGAAATGAGCCGCAACGCACCCGTACAGGAATTGGCAGCAGGGGTAGTAACCGATGCCACGCAAAGCGGTTACGATATTCAGTTGCACGGAAAGGCAGTTTACGATGCCAACTGTGTGGTTTGCCATGGCGAAGATGGTGCACTCGGCGCAGCAGGTGCCAAAAATCTGGCGGTTAGCCAACTGAGCGCGGAGGAAGCCGTGCAGATTATCACCAACGGAAAAAATGCCATGCCCAAATACAAAAAGGCACTTTCCGAACAAGACATCAAGGCGGTAGCCGCTTACATCGGCACATTGAAGAAGTAA
- a CDS encoding prohibitin family protein, protein MKRSITILIVVVLVATVMFSTVSCTRIDAGYVGIKVNLYGQDKGVQDITEVTGMVWYNPVTTAIYEFPTFVQHKVWTAELTEDSPVNEEFTVTTRDGLSLSFDVGLDYQVIPERVPDIFRTYRKDLRQITNEFIRTMVRNAHNSVASTYTAEDMVSKRGDFEAEVEKILRRDLQKAGFEIQQIGIIGKIRMPATLEEAVNAKIKAVQDAIRAENEKQRIIAEAQKNIEQAKGEAEAIRIRAEAEANANKLITSTLSPLLLQKMYIEKWDGKLPVYGQTPQLFKNIN, encoded by the coding sequence ATGAAACGCAGTATCACCATATTGATAGTGGTAGTTTTGGTGGCTACCGTCATGTTCTCCACGGTTTCATGCACGCGGATTGATGCGGGCTATGTAGGCATCAAGGTTAATCTGTACGGACAAGACAAAGGCGTGCAGGACATTACCGAAGTTACGGGCATGGTTTGGTACAACCCCGTTACAACTGCCATCTATGAGTTCCCGACCTTTGTACAGCACAAGGTATGGACTGCCGAGCTTACCGAAGACAGCCCGGTGAATGAAGAATTTACCGTTACTACCCGCGACGGTTTGAGCCTTTCCTTTGACGTAGGCTTAGACTATCAGGTAATTCCCGAGCGGGTGCCCGATATTTTCCGCACCTACCGCAAAGATTTGCGCCAGATTACCAATGAGTTTATCCGCACCATGGTACGCAATGCGCACAACAGTGTAGCCTCTACTTACACTGCCGAAGACATGGTATCTAAGCGCGGTGATTTTGAAGCGGAAGTAGAAAAAATACTGCGCCGCGACTTGCAAAAAGCCGGCTTTGAAATTCAGCAAATCGGTATTATTGGCAAAATCCGTATGCCTGCCACATTGGAAGAAGCCGTTAATGCCAAAATCAAGGCTGTGCAAGACGCCATCAGGGCAGAAAACGAAAAGCAGCGCATCATTGCCGAAGCACAGAAAAATATAGAACAAGCCAAAGGCGAAGCCGAAGCCATCCGCATTCGCGCTGAGGCAGAAGCCAATGCCAACAAGCTGATTACCAGCACACTATCTCCTTTGCTTTTGCAAAAAATGTACATTGAAAAATGGGACGGCAAATTGCCTGTTTACGGACAAACGCCGCAGTTATTTAAAAATATCAACTAA
- a CDS encoding outer membrane beta-barrel protein, which translates to MKKVLIIFCILALPAAAFAQLGIHGGLKLGGGVSQINFEKTNTQGGGAFVPGDARVSFHGGGFLQAKVLGILLRPEIYFTSIGSQAIFESQNVQQVQTQVKNYNINRVDVPILVGFSMLKVLRVNGGPVISATAGNNTTVNQKLNSATVGLQLGVGLDFGKLGIDARYEGSFSNISNDLTLGGFTFPADQRIRQYMVSLSYRLF; encoded by the coding sequence ATGAAAAAAGTTCTTATAATTTTTTGCATCCTTGCTCTGCCGGCAGCCGCATTTGCACAGTTGGGCATCCATGGCGGCCTTAAATTAGGCGGCGGCGTTTCGCAAATCAATTTTGAAAAAACCAACACGCAAGGGGGCGGTGCATTTGTACCCGGCGATGCTCGCGTAAGTTTTCATGGCGGCGGCTTTTTGCAGGCCAAAGTATTAGGCATTTTACTGCGGCCTGAAATCTACTTCACCTCCATTGGCAGCCAAGCTATTTTTGAAAGCCAAAATGTACAACAGGTACAAACACAAGTTAAAAACTACAACATCAACCGCGTAGATGTACCTATTTTGGTAGGTTTCAGTATGTTAAAAGTACTGCGCGTCAATGGTGGCCCCGTCATTAGTGCAACAGCAGGCAATAACACAACCGTCAATCAAAAGTTGAACAGCGCAACGGTAGGTTTGCAATTGGGCGTAGGCTTAGATTTTGGAAAGTTAGGAATTGATGCCCGCTACGAAGGCAGTTTCAGCAACATCAGCAACGACCTTACGCTTGGCGGCTTTACCTTCCCAGCCGACCAGCGCATCCGTCAGTACATGGTCAGCCTGAGTTATCGCCTTTTCTAA
- a CDS encoding UDP-N-acetylmuramoyl-tripeptide--D-alanyl-D-alanine ligase, which translates to MQTAHITTEQLYTHYCQHPVVSTDSRQLPDGCLFFALKGANFDGNQFAAQALKQGAAYAVVDNPSVIASDRFLLVENVLESLQSLARHHRRQLQIPFIAITGTNGKTTTKELVAAVLRRKYRTHATQGNLNNHIGVPLTLLQIRPETEMAVIEMGANHIGDIAELCSIAEPDFGLITNIGQAHLEGFGSFEGVIRAKSELFDYLAQSKGQAFVNVRNPLLAELGKKFPRPIYYGLHNTFACAELLETTPFICYKDTEGHTHETQLIGAYNFDNILTAIAVGTYFNVPAADIHQAIAAYVPTNNRSQVRKTGSNTLIMDAYNANPSSMQAALDSFAQMPATNKVVILGDMFELGSYSAAKHREIAEKAMQSRFACVLLCGKAFYDIRQADDSALFFEHKAALAEWLQGNPIQNSYILLKGSRGMGLETITDLL; encoded by the coding sequence ATGCAAACAGCCCATATCACTACCGAACAACTATATACGCATTATTGCCAACATCCGGTAGTCAGTACAGACAGCCGCCAACTGCCCGACGGCTGTCTGTTTTTCGCTTTGAAAGGTGCTAATTTTGACGGCAACCAATTTGCAGCGCAAGCACTGAAACAAGGTGCAGCCTATGCGGTCGTAGATAACCCTTCGGTGATTGCATCCGACCGATTTTTGTTGGTGGAAAATGTGTTAGAAAGCCTGCAATCGTTGGCGCGCCATCATCGCCGACAGTTGCAAATACCGTTTATTGCCATTACGGGCACCAATGGTAAAACAACTACCAAAGAATTAGTGGCGGCGGTGCTGCGTCGGAAGTACCGCACCCATGCCACACAGGGCAACCTGAATAATCACATTGGTGTGCCGCTGACCCTGTTGCAAATTCGCCCCGAAACAGAAATGGCGGTCATTGAAATGGGCGCCAACCATATCGGCGATATAGCCGAGCTTTGCAGCATTGCCGAGCCAGATTTCGGATTGATTACCAACATCGGACAAGCGCATTTAGAAGGTTTCGGCAGCTTTGAAGGAGTCATCCGTGCCAAAAGCGAATTGTTTGACTATTTGGCGCAAAGCAAAGGACAAGCCTTTGTCAATGTCCGCAATCCGCTGCTGGCTGAGTTGGGTAAAAAATTCCCCCGACCGATTTACTACGGCCTGCACAATACGTTTGCCTGTGCGGAGCTGTTAGAAACAACACCGTTTATTTGCTACAAAGACACCGAAGGCCATACACACGAGACACAGCTCATCGGCGCGTATAATTTTGACAATATCCTGACGGCGATTGCCGTGGGAACTTATTTCAATGTTCCGGCAGCAGATATTCATCAGGCTATTGCCGCTTATGTACCTACCAACAATCGCTCGCAGGTGCGAAAAACGGGCAGTAATACGCTGATTATGGATGCTTACAATGCCAACCCCTCGAGCATGCAAGCAGCCTTAGACAGTTTTGCGCAGATGCCTGCAACCAACAAGGTGGTGATTTTGGGGGATATGTTTGAATTAGGCAGTTACAGTGCCGCCAAACACCGCGAAATAGCCGAAAAAGCCATGCAAAGCAGATTTGCATGCGTATTGCTTTGCGGGAAGGCATTTTATGACATTCGCCAAGCCGACGATTCCGCCCTGTTTTTTGAGCACAAAGCCGCACTTGCCGAGTGGTTGCAGGGCAATCCCATCCAAAACAGCTACATTTTGCTCAAAGGTTCGCGCGGTATGGGGTTGGAAACCATCACAGACCTTTTGTAG
- a CDS encoding alpha-ketoacid dehydrogenase subunit alpha/beta has translation MAQTEVSTANFSLTREEVLNDYRIACESRHASLMGRKEVFMGKAKFGIFGDGKEIAQIAMAKAFRKGDFRSGYYRDQTFMFALGALTLEQYFAQLYAHTDIEAEPATGGRCMNGHFATRSLDKNGKWKNLMEQYNSSADISCTAGQMPRLVGLAFASKLYRQNPQLSYLTDFSVQGNEVAFGTIGNASTSEGLFFEALNAAGVLQVPMVMSVWDDGYGISVPQEYHTTKGDIYKILIGLQRTENEPGFELFQVKGWQYDELCQTYLTAAAIARREHVPCLIHVTELTQPQGHSTSGSHERYKSKERLAWEAEYDCIKQMGIWMMANGYATAEELEEIDRRAKQRALEAKNNAWAAFVDSMKGDQQEVLRLLAEAADTCADATLKEQLLMVRSEYQRTINPQHMDAMKAARHGLRLLRGQNSAARQALINWVKKAEKENERRFNSHLLSESDESALLVREVKPVYSENSPVVDGREVLQACFDAMLARDPRVFAIGEDVGKIGDVNQAFAGLQAKYGELRVGDTGIREATIVGQGIGAAMRGLRPITEIQYLDYLLYAIQTLSDDLACLHYRTAGGQKAPLIVRTRGHRLEGIWHSGSPIGMIINSLRGMHVLVPRNMTQAAGMYNTLLLSDEPALVIECLNGYRLKERLPDNVGEFTVPLGVPEVIRQGTDITIVTYGSMCRIVMEAAEDLAKFGIDVEVVDVQTLLPFDRYGIIGQSVRKTNRVIFADEDVPGGASAYMLQQVMDNQDIFPYLDAQPVCIAAKAHRPPYGSDGDYFSKPNPEDIFDAVYSIMHEVSPTRYPEIY, from the coding sequence ATGGCACAAACCGAAGTTTCAACCGCTAACTTTTCCCTGACACGTGAAGAGGTGCTGAACGACTACCGCATTGCCTGCGAAAGTCGTCATGCAAGTTTGATGGGGCGAAAAGAAGTGTTCATGGGAAAAGCCAAATTCGGCATTTTCGGCGACGGAAAAGAAATTGCACAAATTGCAATGGCCAAGGCCTTTCGCAAAGGCGACTTCCGCTCCGGCTACTATCGCGACCAAACCTTCATGTTTGCCTTAGGTGCGCTTACATTGGAGCAATATTTCGCGCAGCTCTATGCGCATACTGACATAGAGGCAGAACCGGCTACCGGCGGGCGCTGTATGAATGGCCATTTTGCAACCCGCAGTTTAGACAAAAACGGCAAGTGGAAAAATTTGATGGAGCAATACAACTCCTCTGCCGATATTTCTTGTACGGCCGGACAAATGCCGCGCTTGGTCGGTTTGGCATTTGCCTCCAAACTCTACCGCCAAAATCCGCAGTTGTCGTACCTGACCGATTTTTCCGTGCAAGGCAATGAGGTTGCCTTCGGTACAATCGGTAATGCTTCCACCTCCGAAGGCTTGTTTTTTGAAGCCTTAAATGCCGCAGGTGTACTGCAAGTGCCTATGGTAATGTCTGTGTGGGACGATGGTTACGGCATCTCCGTTCCGCAGGAATACCATACTACCAAGGGTGATATTTATAAAATTCTGATTGGCTTGCAGCGCACCGAAAATGAACCGGGTTTTGAACTGTTTCAAGTAAAAGGCTGGCAATACGATGAGTTGTGTCAGACCTATCTGACAGCAGCCGCCATTGCCCGTCGCGAGCATGTGCCCTGCCTGATTCACGTTACGGAATTAACCCAACCGCAAGGTCATTCTACTTCGGGTTCACACGAGCGCTACAAATCCAAAGAGCGATTGGCTTGGGAAGCAGAATATGACTGCATCAAGCAAATGGGAATTTGGATGATGGCCAACGGCTATGCAACTGCCGAGGAACTGGAAGAGATAGACCGCCGTGCCAAACAACGTGCATTGGAAGCAAAAAACAATGCATGGGCTGCCTTTGTAGATTCTATGAAAGGCGACCAGCAGGAAGTGCTGCGTCTGTTGGCAGAAGCCGCCGATACTTGTGCGGATGCCACACTGAAAGAGCAATTGCTCATGGTGCGCTCCGAGTATCAGCGCACAATTAATCCACAGCACATGGATGCCATGAAAGCCGCCCGCCATGGGTTGCGCCTGCTGCGTGGTCAGAACAGCGCCGCCCGTCAGGCATTGATAAATTGGGTGAAAAAAGCTGAAAAAGAGAACGAACGCCGCTTCAATTCCCATTTATTGAGTGAGTCGGACGAGTCAGCCCTGTTAGTTCGCGAAGTTAAGCCTGTGTACTCCGAAAACTCTCCCGTGGTAGATGGCCGCGAAGTATTACAGGCCTGCTTTGATGCCATGCTTGCCCGCGACCCGCGCGTTTTCGCCATTGGCGAAGATGTGGGCAAAATCGGTGATGTAAATCAGGCATTTGCCGGCTTGCAGGCCAAATACGGCGAACTGCGCGTAGGCGATACCGGTATTCGCGAAGCCACCATTGTTGGTCAGGGCATTGGTGCTGCCATGCGCGGCCTGCGCCCGATTACCGAAATTCAGTACTTAGACTACCTGCTCTATGCTATCCAAACACTCTCCGACGATTTGGCTTGTTTGCACTACCGCACGGCAGGCGGCCAAAAAGCACCGCTGATTGTACGCACACGCGGCCATCGTTTAGAGGGTATTTGGCACTCAGGTTCTCCTATTGGTATGATTATCAATAGTTTGCGTGGTATGCACGTGCTTGTGCCGCGCAATATGACACAAGCTGCGGGCATGTACAACACCCTGCTGCTCTCCGATGAACCGGCATTGGTAATTGAGTGCCTCAACGGTTATCGCCTCAAAGAACGCCTGCCCGACAACGTAGGAGAATTTACCGTGCCGCTGGGCGTGCCCGAAGTGATTCGTCAGGGAACGGACATCACCATTGTAACCTACGGCTCTATGTGCCGCATCGTGATGGAAGCCGCCGAGGATTTAGCAAAATTCGGTATAGACGTAGAGGTTGTGGACGTGCAAACGCTGCTTCCTTTTGACCGCTACGGCATCATCGGGCAATCGGTGCGCAAGACCAACCGCGTCATTTTTGCCGATGAAGACGTGCCGGGAGGCGCTTCGGCATACATGCTCCAACAGGTAATGGACAATCAGGATATTTTCCCGTACTTGGATGCACAGCCTGTTTGCATTGCTGCCAAAGCACACCGCCCGCCTTACGGCTCCGATGGCGACTATTTCAGCAAACCCAATCCCGAAGATATTTTTGATGCGGTTTACAGCATAATGCACGAGGTAAGTCCGACAAGGTATCCTGAAATTTACTAA